One window from the genome of Ammospiza nelsoni isolate bAmmNel1 chromosome 16, bAmmNel1.pri, whole genome shotgun sequence encodes:
- the STC2 gene encoding stanniocalcin-2 yields MCAELGGKLLLLAPALLLALLLASARAAAGTEATHPPEGPQDRTPQQKGRLSLQNTAEIQHCLVNAGDVGCGVFECFENNSCEIRGLHEICMTFLHNAGKFDAQGKSFIKDALKCKAHALRHKFSCISRKCPAIKEMVFQLQRECYLKHDLCSAAKENVQVIVEMIHFKDLLQHEPYVDLVNILLTCGEEVKKAITRSVQAQCEQNWGSLCSILSFCTSAVHGDDRKAGEGSRAAAGRGDMAAHADAEHRESPRAAKAERGTKGHSNARVKAGGHAPKGAHGILDRADELSDFSDIRR; encoded by the exons ATGTGCGCGGAGCTCGGcggaaagctgctgctgctggccccggcgctgctgctggccctgctgctggccagcgCCCGGGCGGCCGCGGGCACTGAGGCCACGCACCCGCCGGAGGGGCCGCAGGACAGGACCCCGCAGCAGAAGGGGCGCCTGTCCCTGCAGAACACAG CTGaaatccagcactgcctggtCAATGCTGGCGATGTGGGATGTGGAGTGTTTGAATGCTTTGAGAACAATTCCTGCGAGATCCGAGGCTTACACGAGATCTGCATGACATTCCTGCACAACGCTGGAAAATTCGATGCCCAG gGAAAATCCTTCATTAAAGACGCTCTGAAGTGTAAGGCTCATGCCTTGAGGCATAAATTCAGCTGCATCAGCCGTAAGTGCCCTGCCATTAAAGAGATGGTGTTCCAGTTACAGCGGGAGTGCTACCTGAAGCATgacctctgctctgctgccaaggAGAACGTCCAGGTCATTGTGGAGATGATTCACTTCAAAGACCTGCTGCAGCATGA GCCTTACGTTGACCTAGTGAACATCCTGCTGACCTGCGGCGAGGAGGTGAAAAAGGCAATAACCAGGAGCGTCCAGGCCCAGTGCGAGCAGAACTGGGGAAGCCTCTGCTCCATCCTGAGCTTCTGCACCTCGGCCGTGCACGGGGACGACAGGAAGGCgggggaaggcagcagggccGCTGCAGGCCGCGGGGACATGGCGGCCCACGCTGACGCCgagcacagggagagcccaCGAGCAGCCAAGGCAGAGAGAGGTACCAAGGGCCACTCCAACGCCCGGGTCAAAGCTGGGGGCCACGCTCCCAAAGGGGCCCACGGCATCCTGGACCGGGCAGACGAACTGTCCGACTTCTCCGACATCCGGAGGTGA